The following proteins come from a genomic window of Winogradskyella sp. PC-19:
- a CDS encoding glycosyl hydrolase family 17 protein produces MSYREESYYKSNYSQINTQGIDASKYSIEELKVMWRKAIEHGMHGICFSMYEDGQVPGDEISIGQVERRVKILKPFVKGIRSFSCIEGNEHIPVVAKKHGLKTLVGAWLSDDKEDNEKEIEGLIALAKAGHVDVAAVGNEVLYRDDLSLEELLGYIKRVKEALSGLDIPVGYVDAYYEFSRHPELVEHSDVILANLYPYWEGCPIEYALGHMQAMYGQVVDAAQGKPIIITETGWPSQGGNLKGAFAGEEAAMKYFIDTIRWTEENDIPIFYFSSFDESWKTGDEGDVGAFWGLWDKNENLKF; encoded by the coding sequence ATGTCATACAGAGAAGAATCCTATTATAAATCAAATTACAGTCAAATTAATACTCAGGGTATTGATGCTTCAAAATATTCCATTGAAGAATTAAAGGTAATGTGGCGAAAGGCCATAGAACATGGAATGCATGGTATTTGTTTTAGTATGTACGAAGATGGTCAAGTACCAGGTGACGAAATAAGTATTGGTCAAGTCGAGCGTCGTGTAAAAATATTAAAGCCTTTTGTAAAAGGAATTCGCTCTTTTTCTTGTATTGAAGGTAATGAGCACATTCCTGTGGTTGCAAAAAAGCATGGCTTAAAGACTCTTGTTGGTGCTTGGTTAAGTGACGATAAAGAAGATAATGAAAAGGAAATTGAAGGTTTAATAGCTTTAGCAAAAGCAGGACATGTAGATGTAGCTGCAGTCGGAAACGAAGTGTTATACCGCGATGATTTATCATTAGAAGAATTACTAGGTTATATAAAAAGAGTAAAAGAAGCACTCTCAGGATTAGATATTCCTGTTGGATATGTAGATGCCTATTACGAGTTTTCTAGACATCCAGAATTAGTTGAACATTCTGATGTAATATTAGCTAACTTATATCCATATTGGGAAGGATGCCCTATTGAGTATGCTTTGGGTCATATGCAAGCTATGTATGGTCAAGTTGTAGATGCTGCTCAAGGAAAACCTATAATAATTACAGAAACTGGATGGCCAAGTCAAGGCGGAAATCTTAAAGGCGCTTTTGCTGGAGAGGAAGCCGCGATGAAATATTTTATAGACACTATTCGCTGGACAGAAGAAAATGATATACCAATTTTCTACTTCTCATCTTTTGACGAATCTTGGAAAACTGGTGATGAAGGAGACGTAGGTGCATTTTGGGGATTATGGGATAAAAACGAGAATTTGAAATTTTAA
- a CDS encoding MFS transporter yields MPTIEKVSRNKVPFGQKAAFGAGHFVLNLLPGVLGVYLQVFILTAFGMDPVWAGLLGGLPRIFDALTDPVMGFISDNTNSRYGRRRPYIFAGAIISGILFILMWQLDENASQTFNFWYVMILQILFLVGNTMFATPLVGLGYEMTSDYNERTRLMSLANSMGQIAWMIVPWLYVIIPDVNTFDNPAEGVRTMAVIVGVVCIVFGVLPAFFCRGIDSANMENRQVINFKTLSSNMKELFRGIKQVSKNKPFMKLCGATFLVFNGFQLVAAFSVFIIVFYMNSGSWEQAGTWPAWFNTLNAIITAFIVIPIISKMATKWGKRKAFLISTALSIIGYVLKWWGFDIELNESFNQTDIGQSMTSGVASLFEFLNPYLESAGMSWFSIDTSNGIPWLIFLPIPFFAFGMGGLFTLMMSMTADVCDLDELENGMPRKEGTFGAIYWWMVKLGQAIAIILSGVILKIVGFDQNITEQAMETMTSLRIADIVVPAVTAGLAMLVMWKYSLNEKRAKEIKEILVERRGEL; encoded by the coding sequence ATGCCAACTATTGAAAAAGTTTCGAGGAATAAGGTTCCTTTTGGTCAAAAAGCAGCTTTTGGTGCAGGACATTTTGTACTTAACCTTTTACCAGGTGTACTTGGTGTCTATCTTCAAGTTTTTATTTTAACTGCCTTTGGTATGGATCCTGTTTGGGCAGGTCTTTTAGGTGGTTTACCTAGAATATTTGATGCTTTGACTGATCCAGTAATGGGGTTCATATCTGATAATACTAACTCACGATATGGAAGACGAAGACCCTATATATTTGCTGGTGCTATAATCAGTGGGATACTTTTTATCTTAATGTGGCAGCTAGACGAAAATGCATCACAGACATTCAACTTCTGGTATGTAATGATTCTCCAGATTTTATTCTTGGTAGGTAACACCATGTTTGCTACACCGCTTGTAGGTTTAGGATATGAGATGACATCTGACTACAATGAAAGAACTAGATTGATGAGTTTAGCAAATAGTATGGGGCAAATTGCTTGGATGATTGTGCCTTGGTTATATGTAATTATCCCTGATGTTAATACATTTGACAACCCAGCTGAAGGAGTCAGAACCATGGCTGTTATTGTTGGTGTAGTCTGTATAGTATTTGGAGTTTTACCGGCTTTTTTCTGTAGAGGTATAGATTCGGCAAATATGGAAAATCGACAGGTGATAAATTTTAAAACGCTTTCTTCTAATATGAAAGAGTTATTTAGAGGTATAAAACAAGTATCAAAGAATAAGCCGTTCATGAAATTATGTGGAGCGACCTTTTTGGTCTTTAATGGTTTTCAGTTAGTGGCAGCTTTTTCAGTTTTTATTATTGTTTTTTATATGAATAGTGGTAGTTGGGAACAGGCAGGTACTTGGCCAGCTTGGTTTAATACATTAAATGCAATTATTACTGCATTTATTGTTATTCCTATTATTTCTAAAATGGCAACAAAATGGGGTAAAAGAAAAGCATTCTTAATCTCTACAGCTTTATCTATTATTGGTTATGTATTAAAATGGTGGGGCTTTGATATAGAACTTAACGAAAGTTTCAATCAAACTGATATTGGTCAATCTATGACTAGTGGAGTAGCCTCTTTATTTGAGTTTTTAAACCCATATTTAGAAAGTGCAGGTATGTCGTGGTTTAGTATAGATACTAGTAATGGAATTCCTTGGTTAATCTTTTTACCTATTCCATTTTTTGCTTTTGGTATGGGAGGCTTATTTACCCTTATGATGAGTATGACAGCTGATGTCTGTGATTTAGATGAATTAGAGAACGGTATGCCTCGTAAAGAAGGTACTTTCGGTGCAATCTACTGGTGGATGGTAAAATTAGGTCAAGCCATAGCAATCATATTGAGTGGTGTTATACTTAAAATTGTTGGTTTTGATCAAAATATAACCGAACAAGCAATGGAAACTATGACTTCTCTTAGAATTGCTGATATTGTAGTACCTGCAGTTACCGCTGGTTTAGCAATGCTGGTTATGTGGAAGTATAGCTTGAATGAAAAGCGAGCAAAAGAAATCAAAGAAATATTAGTAGAACGAAGAGGCGAGTTATAA
- a CDS encoding glycoside hydrolase family 30 protein — protein sequence MKSVTYYSICFLVLIMSCESNNNELKVNIYETSKSGNQLTEITDFKETTNKDIDTVSIDTTKRLQKITGFGGAFTESSAYLLNRLSKKNRDTIINAYFGREGANYSLTRTHMNSCDFSLSQYSYSPVVDDVNLEHFTIKDDMDDLIPMIKDAMQTSEDGFKIFASPWTAAPWMKDNNEWVGGKLLPKYYNTWALFFSKYIDAYKEQGIDIWGLTVENEPHGNGNNWESMHYTPDEMTNFVMNHLGPKLESDGHGDKIILGYDQNRAGLKEWVDSMYKDEETSKYFDGTAIHWYESTYEVFPEELQYAHNKAPNKFLIETEGCVDSEVPAWKDDNWYWSKEATDWGWDWASEEEKYLHPKYAPVNRYARDIIGCMNNWVDGWVDWNMVLDRQGGPNWFKNWCAAPVIVDPDADEIYFTPLYYVMAHFSKYIRPGAEVLGVENGNKDLQITAAQNPDGTIAVVVFNEGETEQNFNLSLNEKSIDIHINAQALQTIIIN from the coding sequence ATGAAATCAGTAACGTATTATAGCATTTGTTTTTTAGTATTAATAATGAGTTGTGAAAGTAATAATAATGAATTGAAGGTAAATATTTATGAAACTTCAAAAAGCGGTAATCAACTAACTGAGATTACTGATTTCAAAGAAACTACAAATAAGGACATAGATACTGTAAGTATTGATACAACTAAAAGATTACAGAAGATAACGGGATTTGGTGGTGCTTTTACCGAGTCATCAGCTTATTTACTTAATAGACTTAGTAAAAAGAATAGAGATACAATTATAAATGCATATTTCGGTAGAGAAGGTGCCAATTATTCGTTAACCAGAACACATATGAATTCCTGTGATTTTTCACTATCTCAGTATTCATACTCTCCAGTAGTAGATGACGTCAACTTAGAGCATTTTACCATAAAAGATGATATGGACGATTTGATTCCTATGATTAAAGATGCTATGCAAACTTCTGAAGATGGATTTAAAATTTTTGCGTCACCTTGGACAGCTGCGCCATGGATGAAAGATAATAATGAATGGGTTGGAGGTAAACTACTACCTAAATACTACAACACTTGGGCACTTTTCTTTTCTAAGTATATAGATGCCTATAAGGAGCAAGGTATTGATATTTGGGGCCTCACTGTAGAAAATGAACCACATGGCAACGGTAATAATTGGGAAAGTATGCACTATACACCTGATGAGATGACCAATTTTGTTATGAATCACCTAGGGCCAAAGTTAGAATCTGATGGACATGGCGATAAAATTATTTTAGGTTATGATCAAAACCGAGCTGGATTAAAAGAGTGGGTTGATTCTATGTATAAGGATGAAGAAACATCAAAGTATTTTGACGGAACAGCAATTCATTGGTACGAAAGTACATACGAAGTTTTCCCTGAAGAATTACAATATGCTCATAACAAAGCACCAAATAAATTTCTTATTGAAACTGAAGGTTGTGTAGATTCTGAAGTACCTGCTTGGAAAGATGATAATTGGTATTGGAGCAAAGAAGCAACAGATTGGGGTTGGGATTGGGCCTCTGAAGAAGAAAAATATTTACACCCTAAATATGCTCCTGTAAATAGATACGCCAGAGATATTATTGGTTGTATGAATAATTGGGTAGACGGTTGGGTCGACTGGAATATGGTTTTAGATCGCCAAGGTGGACCAAACTGGTTCAAAAATTGGTGTGCAGCACCAGTGATTGTAGATCCAGATGCCGACGAGATTTATTTCACGCCACTGTATTATGTTATGGCACATTTTAGTAAATATATTCGCCCTGGTGCTGAGGTCTTAGGTGTTGAAAATGGTAATAAAGACCTTCAAATTACTGCGGCCCAAAATCCTGACGGTACAATTGCAGTTGTTGTTTTTAATGAAGGCGAAACTGAACAAAATTTTAATCTTTCTTTAAACGAAAAATCTATTGATATTCACATAAATGCGCAAGCATTACAAACTATAATTATTAACTAA
- a CDS encoding glycosyl hydrolase family 17 protein, whose product MKTNYNIAICILFSIFVMACNQKKKETIMQTQKQVTAKDILGNPDYQAISYGGYRKKSRDSQPTIPQLKEDMKILSAMGIKVIRTYNVQSKLPHASNILKAITELKNEDENFEMYVMLGAWIDCLNAWTDKVPNHDVESPNNASEIARAVDLANQYPEIVKVIAVGNEAMVKWATSYYVQPDVILKWVNHLQDLKTEGKLSKELWITSSDDFASWGGGEDKYHVKALEDLVKAVDYISMHTYPYHNTHYNPEFWHVPNAHKGMPDTTKIEMAMERAIKFSQKQYDSVTNYMKSLGVKKPIHIGETGWASVSSGQYGNNGSRATDEYKQGLFHQQMRAWTNRAGISCFYFEAFNEQWKDAAHPNGSENHFGLFTIDGKAKYPIWDLVDEGVFDGLTRDGNTIRKTYNGNKVDLMKDVLVPPSKDEVMATH is encoded by the coding sequence ATGAAGACGAATTATAACATAGCAATTTGTATACTATTTTCAATATTCGTCATGGCCTGTAATCAAAAGAAAAAAGAAACAATAATGCAGACACAGAAGCAAGTGACAGCAAAAGACATACTAGGAAATCCAGATTATCAGGCTATTTCTTACGGAGGTTATAGAAAAAAATCTAGAGATAGTCAACCAACTATTCCTCAATTAAAAGAGGATATGAAGATTCTCTCTGCCATGGGTATTAAAGTTATACGAACTTATAATGTACAATCAAAACTACCTCACGCTTCAAACATCTTAAAGGCTATTACAGAGTTAAAGAACGAGGACGAAAATTTTGAAATGTATGTGATGTTAGGAGCATGGATTGATTGCTTAAACGCTTGGACAGATAAAGTGCCAAATCATGATGTAGAGAGTCCAAACAATGCCAGTGAAATAGCTAGAGCAGTTGATTTAGCTAATCAATATCCAGAGATTGTAAAAGTTATCGCAGTTGGTAATGAAGCCATGGTAAAATGGGCAACAAGTTACTATGTCCAGCCTGATGTAATCCTAAAATGGGTAAATCATTTACAGGATTTAAAAACAGAAGGTAAACTTTCCAAAGAATTGTGGATCACCAGTTCGGATGATTTTGCATCTTGGGGTGGCGGAGAAGATAAATACCATGTAAAAGCTTTAGAGGATTTAGTTAAGGCGGTCGATTACATTTCAATGCATACTTATCCATATCATAATACACATTATAATCCTGAGTTTTGGCATGTTCCAAATGCTCATAAAGGTATGCCAGATACTACCAAGATTGAGATGGCTATGGAGCGAGCGATTAAATTTTCTCAAAAACAATACGATAGTGTAACGAATTACATGAAGAGTCTAGGTGTTAAAAAACCTATTCATATCGGAGAAACAGGTTGGGCTTCAGTTTCTAGTGGACAATATGGTAATAATGGGTCTAGAGCAACAGATGAGTATAAGCAAGGCTTATTTCATCAGCAAATGAGAGCATGGACAAATAGAGCTGGTATATCTTGTTTTTATTTTGAAGCTTTTAATGAGCAATGGAAAGACGCTGCGCATCCTAATGGGTCAGAAAATCATTTTGGATTATTCACTATTGATGGAAAAGCTAAATACCCTATTTGGGATTTAGTTGATGAAGGTGTTTTTGATGGTTTAACTCGAGACGGGAATACGATTAGAAAAACCTACAATGGCAATAAAGTAGATTTAATGAAAGATGTTCTAGTGCCTCCATCAAAAGATGAGGTTATGGCTACGCATTAA